Within Drosophila biarmipes strain raj3 chromosome 4, RU_DBia_V1.1, whole genome shotgun sequence, the genomic segment ATTGTaattctattttaaatttgttttgccaCTTACTGGTCACTGAGACTGACAGGTTAGGGAAAGATTATTGAGCATATACTGGAGGCTATGCCCATACCCTTTGCAGCCAAGAGAGAAAACTAGATTAAATGATTTTCGCGCATTAATCTTTACTCTTATAATAAACGTAAACATAACACGAAAGTTTTACATATATTTGTCTGTCGACATCGactttactttttattattgcACACTAATTGGGGTCGCTGTTTAACTTAGGGTTGTGTTGCCTATTTAATCTTACATACAAACATAATCTCATTTACATCAATACCTCGtccataaattaatttatttatagagGCTTAAGTGTTCGTATGTATCCATATTGTTTCACTGCAAAAGACGCAATAGGAAAATCGTTGTACTTGattttgtatctgtatcctcAAGCTACGTCTGCCCTGGAGGGTTCAATCGCCGAGCTTCATGAGCTCGATGGCAGTTGGTGCTCTTGCTGATGCGAGTGTGAATGGAATCGGTGCTGTTGGTCGTTGCTGGTGGCACTGCTAGTAGTGTTGCCGTTATTACTGTTCTGCTGCTGGTCTGCCTCACTTTTTACTCCGGATCCAGGAACAGGAACAGTGCCAGTGGCCAGTCGGAACGCCGCCTCGGTGTGCGAGCGCAAAATCGCCTCTGCCTGATGCATCCGGAGCGCTGTCTCCGGATCCGGGAGGTGGTGGGGTGTGTTGTGCGCCTGGGGGTGGGGATGAGCCTGTTGGTTGGTGGGACTGATGGCGTGCTGAGAGTAGTTGGACGTctgctgatggtgctgctgctggtggagaACTTCGATTGCATGCATTCCTCCTAGGCCAGGGTCTGGCTCAAGTGAACCACGCATCATGTGCACGTTCATGTTCATTGCGATCGATGCGGCAGCAGATGATTCGCTCTGCAAATTTGGCACATTCAAATTTGGAGATCGTTGAGAGCGGGTGTGGCTGTTGCTGGGGTGAGTATGCACCAACAAATGGGAcaattgttgctgttggtgctgaggcgcctgctgctgctgatggtgaTGAGAGTGTGCATGCGTATGCGGATGTGAGTGCGGGTGCGGGAGTGGATGGTGTGACTGAGTGTGATCACCGTGCtgaaagttaaataaaattctaatataGTGACCAGGAATTCCCATCAACAGCACAAAGGTTGATCAATTTCATAAAAGATGCGTTAATAAGGCGACCAAAATTGAATCGTGTTTTCCCTGATTATAACACTTACATGCTGTTGGTAGGCGGCAGGGCCGTTGCTGGAATTGTTCATTCGCATGGCAGCGGCCAAATTGACCACAGCAGCTTGGACTGCCGCGCTCGGCACTGCTGTGGTGTCCACTCCGTCCTGCGGTCGTGAcgcagcaacggcagcagcagccgcggcCATCAACGACATTCGGTTAGCCACGTGCAGATCCGTATCCATGGTATACTGGCCAGAACTCTGAAGTCGAAGCTCAACCATTTTATTAGAGGCcgtgctgttgttgttggtgcaattattgttgttatttgtGCTGCTGGTGATGTTCTGGTTGCTGTTCTCGTTTTCACTCAGCCCATGGTCGATGTCTTGGTCCTGATCAGATGCTGTTGATGACGTTAAACGTCCGTTAGAAGAGCATTCGGAGTTCACCGAAGGGGAAGGACACTTCGAGTTAGACCCCTCGGAGTTGTGTGTTCCCATTGTCAGGACGTTCGCGGCATCTGAAATCCCCATTCTGTCGCTAGTGCCACTGCTGGCGGCCAAGGTTACCGCTAGCATGGATTCGCGTTCTCGCTGCTCCGCAGCCGCTCGAGACTGCAATTTGAGATTAGATTGggatcatttttaattttcaaaaaaaactgaaatcgCGAAACAACTTCGCAGATTCCGTTTTTGCTAAGCAACTTGTAACGTACCAAAACGTATTGAGCCGCGAACTGATGTTTTGGATCCATGCGCATCGACTCCATGTGGGTAAGAAGGCCTGCATAAGAGAAAAGCGATTACATTCCTTACACAATGGGTCAACGACTCTGGGAGGTACCATTTTCATGAGTAAAGACTGCCTGGCAAACGCTACAAGGCCACATTCGCAGGCTGTTTGTTAGTTGGGAGGTCTCGGCGTGGCACGCTAGATGTTTCCGAAGGGATCCCTCATTGACGTAATGTTTACCGCACACCGGGCAAGGATGATTTGCTGTCCTTCGCTTTCCCAAATAGCTGTCGATTAAGTTGGGGCCACCGGCAGTGGCCTGATTGGAGCTCTGCGCGCAGCTCGAATCCGATGTAGTGTGCGCAGAAATTTGATCGTTGGCAATTCCACTCCCATTTCCGTTCCCACTGCTAGTTCCCGGATTTATTTCACTGAATTGGGATAGGGCTGGCAAAATGACACAATTAACGTTgtatattaaacaagaaagaaagttaacttcggcaagccgtaTACTTAATCATACAATATACGTGGGGAAACCCATCGTAACCCGCCATCTTACGCGGACAGACTGCGTCTACTGAACCTGCCCTCCCTCAAGGATCGTTGGACCTTCCACGGTGTAATGATCCTTCACTAACTAAGCGCTAAGCAAACTACCTTCTCGGACAAATGCAGTTCTCCATACCTATAAAGTCTACTCGTCACTTTCGACCTATTTCcctaatatttgaaaaaaggGATTTTGAATTACATGATCCATTTCGCGTTATATGTTCgcaatataataaagagtaatttttgatatttactGAATGTTcgtaaatgtaaatgtaacaAACATAATAACCCATCTGTCTTCACCACCGCCCACTTGATGTGAGACggttactttgtttttttgaCAGATATTTGCTaccttaaattaaataaataaaaatatatataaataaatgttagtaacatgttaaatttttattttttagcaaagaaagctatatgttaaacaagaaaaaacgctatagtcgagtcagatacccgttactcagcttaagggagcaaaataGGTATGgagatatatgtacatataagCAGCAAGGCGATATTTTAGAGAGTCACCTACCGGATATTTTGATACATGttatgggcggcagacagatttaagcgtttaaaccgtttgggGCGTTAGAATGGCCGTGGCACATTTTTAGTCAgtcaatttcaattaaaattttgtttctatcataaaaactgtaggcgctacagattttcgcggattgatTAACGCCAAAAAGATGGCgattaatatatatacataaaagataataaaaagGTATCGAAAAAATCATAAGAACGTATTATACTCCACGAGTATgggtacaatttttaaaaaatactgtttAAATATGGACTATAAAACTATTAGTCGTAAAACTATGTCATCATTTTCTTACCTGATCCACTTGGCGGGGGGCTTTTTTCTTTATGAACGTGCTTCATGTGGGCCACAAGGGCTTCGGTGCCAAGGAAAAGTTTATGGCACACAGGACAGGACGTAGCGTTTGGGCCACCTATTAGTGCGGCGTGCTGCTGCAAGACACCAAGATGCAGCTGTAGCTCCTGTTCGAAACGCGCGGTGTTTTCGGTTGCAACAGGATTTTTGATGGGTCGAAAGGGCAAGGGATCGACACGAAGATCAGGTTCGAGGTAATGGGCGATATCGGAGGGTTTAATACAAAAGGCAATCAAAAATGCGACATGTCAGGCAGCTTTGAAGACAACGTGTGCTTACCTTAGATGTGTGGGTGCGCAGGCTAGACTCAGTGGCGAATCCTTTGCCACAAATATTACAGTGAAAGGGGCGGTTCTTTGCACGTTCAACCTGAGCGTCGTGGTTTCGTAGATGCTGCTGCAGATTCGAAAGCTGTATGAAGGCTCTTCCGCAGTCTGGTAGGTGGCATTTGTAGGGTCGTTCTccttaaaagttttaaaatttgtattatcttgaacatattttttctgttaaagGTGTGAAACAAAAATGGACAAGTCATCGCTTCCATTAAATATCGTAACTATTTTCAATAGTTATAGATTAATAAAATGATAAATGAACATAAACGAGCGCTATTTTCGACGGCCTCGACTTTTAGACACCTGTTACTCAGCTAAATGTACTGTGAGAAAGATGGATTTAAGCATGCGGCAGATCGGTCGAGATGGCACATTTTAAAGGCGTATGATTAGGATGGGTGTTAATAACACTAGTTTGCTGCCAAACAACTTCAGCTTTAAAATCGCATAATTTGGGCTACCTGGTGTCATGCAGGTGTCACTCAgaaattattatcaaagaatAGTTATTGGGATATGTGCTAACAACATGTTTGTTTCCAACTGTTTGGCAAGTAGAactatctaaaaaaaattgtaaatgtaAGAATGAACTTTGGTTTTTTTATAGGAATATTAACTTCTACTCTTGGGAATattattcttttaatatttcagaatttaGATACAACAAGGAAGGAAGAAAGCAAAAGTGAATGGAGATATATGtataccggctatttcagtatatgttatatggacggcagaaagatttaagcgtttaagccctttgtgagacaaacacatttcagtttaaattttatttttatcattaaAACTGTAGGCACTACAGGTTGTCGCGGATTGTAGGAGTGGGTAGTGGCACCCCGCCGAAGTTTGTATTCCCCTACAGctataagaaatattcaatgttagtgaaattaaaaaaaaaaaaatttgtaaagaattatttcattatttctccgACCGTTTCTTTGATAGCAATATGTTAGAATCGCccgatttattttaaattcaatttaataaaaatctgactactctaacatatagatgtcaaaaaattggtctaaaaataagaatgaaataattttgtttaatatcactgaagtcagccacaatccttaaaaatgttacatggtgttactaaggtggaatatttcttataactgcaagggtatacaaacatcggcttgccgaagttaacttccttttttgttttatttgtattttaattattagtGTGGGCGGCAGTCCACTTAGTCACGAAGCTTaccaggagggtgtgcgaaAGGCGCCTTCGCCTATGTATATACCCGAAAAAATCCaaatctacagtaatcgtccgattaAAGGTATAGAAATAACTAAAAGAATTCCATACCAAGTCTTTATGATAATTATCGTTTGGGAGAAAGAGCggtaaaagtaaaaacttGGAAAATTTGATCTGATGGGGCCGGTGGGGATATTCACCCCCGCTATTCATCTAGCTCTACTCTCAACACGCGTCAAAATCGGTTGCTAGGTTCAAAAGTAATTCGCAAGACAAGATTTTGGGGGACTtctcaaaatgaaaatcagATTTTGTTAGGACAAACTCCCAAAATGTTTCTAgagagtcctgaaaattctagatgatgttaaacagctcaatataagaaacattagttctaccacttttttaaaatcctTCGTCTTTCTTTCGTCTTTCTAACATGATTTGTATAGATACCACCGtttaattcttttttcagagtaatcatttaaattcttataaacTTCTTCTGAAGTTTCTGCACAAGTTATTAAAATAGGTAAAGGCGCTTAATTGACTGATTGACTTCATTTAATATGATTAAAAGCACGCTCTTGCAATTAATGCggacttaaaatattttgtgacTCGTTTGAGTCAGGTCATTGCTGTACCAATCTAAAGAAACAGCGAAAAAGGCAGTGACGCATTttagatttaaattaaaattaatttcatttaatggcGCAATTAAGTAAAAAATGGAAGACCAGCAACCACTACGAAGACAGAGCAGCCTGGTGACTAAAACGTTTAAGCTACTTAGTGTCACTTTGCCTGCAAGTAccattaaatacaaataaatagtCGCAAAGTGCAGTCGTGTAGACGAAGCTGCGGTCGAGTCCCACGTTCAGGACCGGACGCAAGCCACGGCCGAGGCGCAAGTTAAAACCTTCGCCAAACCGCCGACTAAGAAAGCCGGAGCAACTGCAGGTTCGCACTCCGGAGGCACGTAGTCACCGCCTAAACGCCACTTCATTTGACCTGTCACTTAAAGCGCCTTAAAGGCTGCACTGACCGATTTGCAGCTTAAACGACTTTGCGGGCCTTCCCCGCGTAATGGGCTTCCTATCCCTTATCCACCCCGCCGGGTTGGCTTCGCGCCGTCAGATCTTAAGAAACCGGCCGGGCCGGGACCCTGTATGTTATAATTACCCAATCCTGCTCCGCGTAGATGGGAAACCCCGTCCGTTGAAAGGTAGAGTCCCGTAGCTGCCTAGG encodes:
- the LOC108035799 gene encoding uncharacterized protein LOC108035799 isoform X3, coding for MFKMDAADFWQHARAPFSLQYNSPNQPQAPHHTLHQSLPQEHEVLADVHPGGPATGSGVVNSSSSIGVSSPHSALGGKAESSHILQQHSGQQSYGGDSFRGSQSPQLSSHHLLFNAAAAAAAAAHLKSTAMQNNLSPMRDQAQSDHRNYGHSPLTALCGIKPKQEIDAKPTLQPLNECRQPLAQAQSQSQPTYGTNFYDVGEATAGDVSEADGRALTIGLGIPSKRTSEETQAGLQTQQTTGADRGLHTPQCPSMSPGTGGSSNSGTGTRPDPIQINKTLSQGQQSPQHSTTASGGTTTPDIKYSNDKMANEIQLQLSRSSSAAAISERTLEECWSTLQRVSWHLFRCLFMHKSAMQQIQQQIPRVGLGTHGVTGTANLSGNITPGSDTKPHQCQQCMKSFSSNHQLVQHIRVHTGEKPYKCSYCDRRFKQLSHVQQHTRLHTGERPYKCHLPDCGRAFIQLSNLQQHLRNHDAQVERAKNRPFHCNICGKGFATESSLRTHTSKQHAALIGGPNATSCPVCHKLFLGTEALVAHMKHVHKEKSPPPSGSALSQFSEINPGTSSGNGNGSGIANDQISAHTTSDSSCAQSSNQATAGGPNLIDSYLGKRRTANHPCPVCGKHYVNEGSLRKHLACHAETSQLTNSLRMWPCSVCQAVFTHENGLLTHMESMRMDPKHQFAAQYVLSRAAAEQRERESMLAVTLAASSGTSDRMGISDAANVLTMGTHNSEGSNSKCPSPSVNSECSSNGRLTSSTASDQDQDIDHGLSENENSNQNITSSTNNNNNCTNNNSTASNKMVELRLQSSGQYTMDTDLHVANRMSLMAAAAAAVAASRPQDGVDTTAVPSAAVQAAVVNLAAAMRMNNSSNGPAAYQQHHGDHTQSHHPLPHPHSHPHTHAHSHHHQQQQAPQHQQQQLSHLLVHTHPSNSHTRSQRSPNLNVPNLQSESSAAASIAMNMNVHMMRGSLEPDPGLGGMHAIEVLHQQQHHQQTSNYSQHAISPTNQQAHPHPQAHNTPHHLPDPETALRMHQAEAILRSHTEAAFRLATGTVPVPGSGVKSEADQQQNSNNGNTTSSATSNDQQHRFHSHSHQQEHQLPSSS
- the LOC108035799 gene encoding uncharacterized protein LOC108035799 isoform X6, which gives rise to MTLDCEKEHDLQLSRSSSAAAISERTLEECWSTLQRVSWHLFRCLFMHKSAMQQIQQQIPRVGLGTHGVTGTANLSGNITPGSDTKPHQCQQCMKSFSSNHQLVQHIRVHTGEKPYKCSYCDRRFKQLSHVQQHTRLHTGERPYKCHLPDCGRAFIQLSNLQQHLRNHDAQVERAKNRPFHCNICGKGFATESSLRTHTSKELQLHLGVLQQHAALIGGPNATSCPVCHKLFLGTEALVAHMKHVHKEKSPPPSGSALSQFSEINPGTSSGNGNGSGIANDQISAHTTSDSSCAQSSNQATAGGPNLIDSYLGKRRTANHPCPVCGKHYVNEGSLRKHLACHAETSQLTNSLRMWPCSVCQAVFTHENGLLTHMESMRMDPKHQFAAQYVLSRAAAEQRERESMLAVTLAASSGTSDRMGISDAANVLTMGTHNSEGSNSKCPSPSVNSECSSNGRLTSSTASDQDQDIDHGLSENENSNQNITSSTNNNNNCTNNNSTASNKMVELRLQSSGQYTMDTDLHVANRMSLMAAAAAAVAASRPQDGVDTTAVPSAAVQAAVVNLAAAMRMNNSSNGPAAYQQHHGDHTQSHHPLPHPHSHPHTHAHSHHHQQQQAPQHQQQQLSHLLVHTHPSNSHTRSQRSPNLNVPNLQSESSAAASIAMNMNVHMMRGSLEPDPGLGGMHAIEVLHQQQHHQQTSNYSQHAISPTNQQAHPHPQAHNTPHHLPDPETALRMHQAEAILRSHTEAAFRLATGTVPVPGSGVKSEADQQQNSNNGNTTSSATSNDQQHRFHSHSHQQEHQLPSSS
- the LOC108035799 gene encoding uncharacterized protein LOC108035799 isoform X5 yields the protein MFKMDAADFWQHARAPFSLQYNSPNQPQAPHHTLHQSLPQEHEVLADVHPGGPATGSGVVNSSSSIGVSSPHSALGGKAESSHILQQHSGQQSYGGDSFRGSQSPQLSSHHLLFNAAAAAAAAAHLKSTAMQNNLSPMRDQAQSDHRNYGHSPLTALCGIKPKQEIDAKPTLQPLNECRQPLAQAQSQSQPTYGTNFYDVGEATAGDVSEADGRALTIGLGIPSKRTSEETQAGLQTQQTTGADRGLHTPQCPSMSPGTGGSSNSGTGTRPDPIQINKTLSQGQQSPQHSTTASGGTTTPDIKYSNDKMANEIQLQLSRSSSAAAISERTLEECWSTLQRVSWHLFRCLFMHKSAMQQIQQQIPRVGLGTHGVTGTANLSGNITPGSDTKPHQCQQCMKSFSSNHQLVQHIRVHTGEKPYKCSYCDRRFKQLSHVQQHTRLHTGERPYKCHLPDCGRAFIQLSNLQQHLRNHDAQVERAKNRPFHCNICGKGFATESSLRTHTSKELQLHLGVLQQHAALIGGPNATSCPVCHKLFLGTEALVAHMKHVHKEKSPPPSGSALSQFSEINPGTSSGNGNGSGIANDQISAHTTSDSSCAQSSNQATAGGPNLIDSYLGKRRTANHPCPVCGKHYVNEGSLRKHLACHAETSQLTNSLRMWPCSVCQAVFTHENGLLTHMESMRMDPKHQFAAQYVLSRAAAEQRERESMLAVTLAASSGTSDRMGISDAANVLTMGTHNSEGSNSKCPSPSVNSECSSNGRLTSSTASDQDQDIDHGLSENENSNQNITSSTNNNNNCTNNNSTASNKMVELRLQSSGQYTMDTDLHVANRMSLMAAAAAAVAASRPQDGVDTTAVPSAAVQAAVVNLAAAMRMNNSSNGPAAYQQHSESSAAASIAMNMNVHMMRGSLEPDPGLGGMHAIEVLHQQQHHQQTSNYSQHAISPTNQQAHPHPQAHNTPHHLPDPETALRMHQAEAILRSHTEAAFRLATGTVPVPGSGVKSEADQQQNSNNGNTTSSATSNDQQHRFHSHSHQQEHQLPSSS
- the LOC108035799 gene encoding uncharacterized protein LOC108035799 isoform X7, with the translated sequence MTLDCEKEHDLQLSRSSSAAAISERTLEECWSTLQRLFMHKSAMQQIQQQIPRVGLGTHGVTGTANLSGNITPGSDTKPHQCQQCMKSFSSNHQLVQHIRVHTGEKPYKCSYCDRRFKQLSHVQQHTRLHTGERPYKCHLPDCGRAFIQLSNLQQHLRNHDAQVERAKNRPFHCNICGKGFATESSLRTHTSKELQLHLGVLQQHAALIGGPNATSCPVCHKLFLGTEALVAHMKHVHKEKSPPPSGSALSQFSEINPGTSSGNGNGSGIANDQISAHTTSDSSCAQSSNQATAGGPNLIDSYLGKRRTANHPCPVCGKHYVNEGSLRKHLACHAETSQLTNSLRMWPCSVCQAVFTHENGLLTHMESMRMDPKHQFAAQYVLSRAAAEQRERESMLAVTLAASSGTSDRMGISDAANVLTMGTHNSEGSNSKCPSPSVNSECSSNGRLTSSTASDQDQDIDHGLSENENSNQNITSSTNNNNNCTNNNSTASNKMVELRLQSSGQYTMDTDLHVANRMSLMAAAAAAVAASRPQDGVDTTAVPSAAVQAAVVNLAAAMRMNNSSNGPAAYQQHHGDHTQSHHPLPHPHSHPHTHAHSHHHQQQQAPQHQQQQLSHLLVHTHPSNSHTRSQRSPNLNVPNLQSESSAAASIAMNMNVHMMRGSLEPDPGLGGMHAIEVLHQQQHHQQTSNYSQHAISPTNQQAHPHPQAHNTPHHLPDPETALRMHQAEAILRSHTEAAFRLATGTVPVPGSGVKSEADQQQNSNNGNTTSSATSNDQQHRFHSHSHQQEHQLPSSS
- the LOC108035799 gene encoding uncharacterized protein LOC108035799 isoform X2 is translated as MFKMDAADFWQHARAPFSLQYNSPNQPQAPHHTLHQSLPQEHEVLADVHPGGPATGSGVVNSSSSIGVSSPHSALGGKAESSHILQQHSGQQSYGGDSFRGSQSPQLSSHHLLFNAAAAAAAAAHLKSTAMQNNLSPMRDQAQSDHRNYGHSPLTALCGIKPKQEIDAKPTLQPLNECRQPLAQAQSQSQPTYGTNFYDVGEATAGDVSEADGRALTIGLGIPSKRTSEETQAGLQTQQTTGADRGLHTPQCPSMSPGTGGSSNSGTGTRPDPIQINKTLSQGQQSPQHSTTASGGTTTPDIKYSNDKMANEIQLQLSRSSSAAAISERTLEECWSTLQRLFMHKSAMQQIQQQIPRVGLGTHGVTGTANLSGNITPGSDTKPHQCQQCMKSFSSNHQLVQHIRVHTGEKPYKCSYCDRRFKQLSHVQQHTRLHTGERPYKCHLPDCGRAFIQLSNLQQHLRNHDAQVERAKNRPFHCNICGKGFATESSLRTHTSKELQLHLGVLQQHAALIGGPNATSCPVCHKLFLGTEALVAHMKHVHKEKSPPPSGSALSQFSEINPGTSSGNGNGSGIANDQISAHTTSDSSCAQSSNQATAGGPNLIDSYLGKRRTANHPCPVCGKHYVNEGSLRKHLACHAETSQLTNSLRMWPCSVCQAVFTHENGLLTHMESMRMDPKHQFAAQYVLSRAAAEQRERESMLAVTLAASSGTSDRMGISDAANVLTMGTHNSEGSNSKCPSPSVNSECSSNGRLTSSTASDQDQDIDHGLSENENSNQNITSSTNNNNNCTNNNSTASNKMVELRLQSSGQYTMDTDLHVANRMSLMAAAAAAVAASRPQDGVDTTAVPSAAVQAAVVNLAAAMRMNNSSNGPAAYQQHHGDHTQSHHPLPHPHSHPHTHAHSHHHQQQQAPQHQQQQLSHLLVHTHPSNSHTRSQRSPNLNVPNLQSESSAAASIAMNMNVHMMRGSLEPDPGLGGMHAIEVLHQQQHHQQTSNYSQHAISPTNQQAHPHPQAHNTPHHLPDPETALRMHQAEAILRSHTEAAFRLATGTVPVPGSGVKSEADQQQNSNNGNTTSSATSNDQQHRFHSHSHQQEHQLPSSS
- the LOC108035799 gene encoding uncharacterized protein LOC108035799 isoform X1, producing MFKMDAADFWQHARAPFSLQYNSPNQPQAPHHTLHQSLPQEHEVLADVHPGGPATGSGVVNSSSSIGVSSPHSALGGKAESSHILQQHSGQQSYGGDSFRGSQSPQLSSHHLLFNAAAAAAAAAHLKSTAMQNNLSPMRDQAQSDHRNYGHSPLTALCGIKPKQEIDAKPTLQPLNECRQPLAQAQSQSQPTYGTNFYDVGEATAGDVSEADGRALTIGLGIPSKRTSEETQAGLQTQQTTGADRGLHTPQCPSMSPGTGGSSNSGTGTRPDPIQINKTLSQGQQSPQHSTTASGGTTTPDIKYSNDKMANEIQLQLSRSSSAAAISERTLEECWSTLQRVSWHLFRCLFMHKSAMQQIQQQIPRVGLGTHGVTGTANLSGNITPGSDTKPHQCQQCMKSFSSNHQLVQHIRVHTGEKPYKCSYCDRRFKQLSHVQQHTRLHTGERPYKCHLPDCGRAFIQLSNLQQHLRNHDAQVERAKNRPFHCNICGKGFATESSLRTHTSKELQLHLGVLQQHAALIGGPNATSCPVCHKLFLGTEALVAHMKHVHKEKSPPPSGSALSQFSEINPGTSSGNGNGSGIANDQISAHTTSDSSCAQSSNQATAGGPNLIDSYLGKRRTANHPCPVCGKHYVNEGSLRKHLACHAETSQLTNSLRMWPCSVCQAVFTHENGLLTHMESMRMDPKHQFAAQYVLSRAAAEQRERESMLAVTLAASSGTSDRMGISDAANVLTMGTHNSEGSNSKCPSPSVNSECSSNGRLTSSTASDQDQDIDHGLSENENSNQNITSSTNNNNNCTNNNSTASNKMVELRLQSSGQYTMDTDLHVANRMSLMAAAAAAVAASRPQDGVDTTAVPSAAVQAAVVNLAAAMRMNNSSNGPAAYQQHHGDHTQSHHPLPHPHSHPHTHAHSHHHQQQQAPQHQQQQLSHLLVHTHPSNSHTRSQRSPNLNVPNLQSESSAAASIAMNMNVHMMRGSLEPDPGLGGMHAIEVLHQQQHHQQTSNYSQHAISPTNQQAHPHPQAHNTPHHLPDPETALRMHQAEAILRSHTEAAFRLATGTVPVPGSGVKSEADQQQNSNNGNTTSSATSNDQQHRFHSHSHQQEHQLPSSS
- the LOC108035799 gene encoding uncharacterized protein LOC108035799 isoform X4, which gives rise to MFKMDAADFWQHARAPFSLQYNSPNQPQAPHHTLHQSLPQEHEVLADVHPGGPATGSGVVNSSSSIGVSSPHSALGGKAESSHILQQHSGQQSYGGDSFRGSQSPQLSSHHLLFNAAAAAAAAAHLKSTAMQNNLSPMRDQAQSDHRNYGHSPLTALCGIKPKQEIDAKPTLQPLNECRQPLAQAQSQSQPTYGTNFYDVGEATAGDVSEADGRALTIGLGIPSKRTSEETQAGLQTQQTTGADRGLHTPQCPSMSPGTGGSSNSGTGTRPDPIQINKTLSQGQQSPQHSTTASGGTTTPDIKYSNDKMANEIQLQLSRSSSAAAISERTLEECWSTLQRLFMHKSAMQQIQQQIPRVGLGTHGVTGTANLSGNITPGSDTKPHQCQQCMKSFSSNHQLVQHIRVHTGEKPYKCSYCDRRFKQLSHVQQHTRLHTGERPYKCHLPDCGRAFIQLSNLQQHLRNHDAQVERAKNRPFHCNICGKGFATESSLRTHTSKQHAALIGGPNATSCPVCHKLFLGTEALVAHMKHVHKEKSPPPSGSALSQFSEINPGTSSGNGNGSGIANDQISAHTTSDSSCAQSSNQATAGGPNLIDSYLGKRRTANHPCPVCGKHYVNEGSLRKHLACHAETSQLTNSLRMWPCSVCQAVFTHENGLLTHMESMRMDPKHQFAAQYVLSRAAAEQRERESMLAVTLAASSGTSDRMGISDAANVLTMGTHNSEGSNSKCPSPSVNSECSSNGRLTSSTASDQDQDIDHGLSENENSNQNITSSTNNNNNCTNNNSTASNKMVELRLQSSGQYTMDTDLHVANRMSLMAAAAAAVAASRPQDGVDTTAVPSAAVQAAVVNLAAAMRMNNSSNGPAAYQQHHGDHTQSHHPLPHPHSHPHTHAHSHHHQQQQAPQHQQQQLSHLLVHTHPSNSHTRSQRSPNLNVPNLQSESSAAASIAMNMNVHMMRGSLEPDPGLGGMHAIEVLHQQQHHQQTSNYSQHAISPTNQQAHPHPQAHNTPHHLPDPETALRMHQAEAILRSHTEAAFRLATGTVPVPGSGVKSEADQQQNSNNGNTTSSATSNDQQHRFHSHSHQQEHQLPSSS